The Mycolicibacterium mageritense genome contains a region encoding:
- the efp gene encoding elongation factor P, giving the protein MASTADFKNGLVLQIDGQLWQIVEFQHVKPGKGPAFVRTKLKNVVSGKVVDKTYNAGVKVETATVDRRDATYLYRDGADFVFMDSEDFEQHPLPEALVGRLAGFLLESMPVQIAFHDGTPLYLELPVSVELEVSHTEPGLQGDRSSAGTKPATMETGAEIQVPLFINTGDKLKVDTRDGSYLGRVNA; this is encoded by the coding sequence ATGGCATCGACTGCCGACTTCAAGAACGGTCTCGTCCTGCAGATCGACGGACAGCTGTGGCAGATCGTCGAATTCCAGCACGTCAAGCCTGGCAAGGGGCCGGCCTTCGTCCGGACGAAGCTCAAGAACGTGGTGTCCGGCAAGGTCGTCGACAAGACCTACAACGCGGGTGTGAAGGTCGAGACCGCGACGGTCGACCGGCGCGACGCGACCTACCTGTACCGCGACGGCGCGGACTTCGTGTTCATGGACTCCGAGGACTTCGAGCAGCACCCGCTGCCCGAGGCGCTGGTCGGGCGCCTCGCCGGGTTCCTGCTGGAGAGCATGCCCGTGCAGATCGCGTTCCACGACGGCACTCCGCTGTACCTGGAGCTTCCGGTGTCGGTCGAGTTGGAGGTCAGCCACACCGAGCCGGGCCTGCAGGGCGACCGGTCGAGCGCCGGCACCAAGCCCGCCACCATGGAGACCGGCGCCGAGATCCAGGTGCCGTTGTTCATCAACACCGGTGACAAGCTCAAGGTCGACACCCGCGACGGCAGCTACCTCGGCCGCGTGAATGCCTGA
- a CDS encoding DUF4242 domain-containing protein, with product MPNSTDPTPESTLYLYEIALGAVEPTPVDQLLKLLDAAIHRAGGELVEAQVTRGGRRVFAVAEFATGNPARLEPAELAGAEITGPDAVRLVGADLADVKAVRPSAGYLVEWDLPADLDMASYLARKKANAPKYADVPEVSFLRTYVREDMDKCLCLYDAADEAAVRRARQAVSTPIDRLHGLESFQP from the coding sequence GTGCCGAACTCAACAGATCCCACGCCTGAATCGACCCTCTACCTGTACGAGATCGCATTGGGTGCAGTCGAACCCACACCCGTCGACCAGCTCCTCAAACTCCTCGACGCAGCGATCCACCGGGCCGGTGGCGAGTTGGTCGAAGCCCAGGTGACGCGCGGCGGCCGACGAGTGTTCGCGGTCGCGGAATTCGCGACGGGCAATCCCGCGCGCCTCGAACCCGCCGAACTCGCCGGTGCCGAGATCACCGGACCCGATGCGGTGCGGCTCGTCGGCGCGGACCTCGCCGACGTCAAGGCCGTGCGGCCGTCGGCGGGATATCTGGTCGAGTGGGATCTGCCCGCCGATCTGGACATGGCGTCCTACCTCGCCCGCAAGAAGGCCAATGCGCCCAAATACGCAGATGTCCCGGAGGTCAGCTTCCTGCGTACCTATGTGCGCGAGGACATGGACAAGTGCCTGTGTCTGTACGATGCGGCGGACGAGGCCGCTGTGCGACGGGCCAGGCAAGCCGTCAGCACTCCCATCGACAGGTTGCACGGTTTGGAGAGTTTTCAGCCATGA
- a CDS encoding shikimate kinase, whose protein sequence is MAPKAVLVGMPGSGKSTIGRRLAKALQVPLLDTDVKIVETTGRTIADIFTDGEQEFRRIEADVVRAALAEHDGVVSLGGGAITTPAVREALAGHTVIYLEISAAEGIRRTSGSTRPLLAGDDPAARYRSLMAQRVPLYRRVATMRVNTNRRNPGAVVRNIVARLENPQQTANAAAKPRRRRRPPWRRGPSTASAKPSASDGCSDSATSSSPIPTPAALAARNAERHND, encoded by the coding sequence ATGGCACCCAAGGCTGTACTGGTCGGTATGCCGGGTTCCGGCAAGTCCACCATCGGGCGGCGCCTGGCCAAGGCCCTGCAGGTGCCGCTGCTCGACACCGACGTCAAGATCGTCGAGACCACGGGCCGCACCATCGCCGACATCTTCACCGACGGTGAGCAGGAGTTCCGCCGGATCGAGGCCGATGTGGTGCGCGCGGCGCTTGCCGAACACGACGGCGTCGTCTCGCTCGGCGGCGGTGCCATCACCACACCCGCGGTCCGCGAGGCGTTGGCCGGCCACACCGTCATCTATCTCGAAATCAGTGCGGCAGAAGGTATTCGGCGTACCTCGGGCAGTACGCGCCCGCTGCTGGCGGGCGACGATCCCGCCGCGCGGTACCGCTCCCTGATGGCGCAGCGCGTGCCGCTGTACCGGCGGGTCGCGACCATGCGTGTCAACACAAACCGGCGAAACCCCGGCGCGGTGGTGCGCAACATCGTTGCCCGGCTTGAGAATCCGCAGCAGACCGCCAACGCGGCGGCCAAGCCGCGGCGGCGCCGTCGGCCACCGTGGCGACGAGGCCCGTCCACGGCGTCGGCGAAGCCGTCGGCCTCCGACGGCTGTTCGGATTCGGCCACCTCCTCGAGCCCCATACCCACCCCCGCGGCCCTGGCCGCTCGCAACGCGGAGCGACACAATGACTGA
- a CDS encoding TetR/AcrR family transcriptional regulator → MSPTAHPRAQAATRQGGAPGPSERLLRTASKLFAAQGIRSVGIDHILREAGVAKASMYSSYGSKEALVLAYLNDLDHRDRNRWSDAVAGLDDAAAKVLAFFDLAIEAARARDFRGCLYANAATEFPGVVLEPVRAHRDWLHTTIAELLAAAGLSDPSGVADEIQLLYDGALVSSKLQRSVTPIELARRLARQRIDGS, encoded by the coding sequence ATGAGTCCCACCGCACATCCACGGGCCCAGGCCGCGACCCGCCAGGGCGGCGCACCGGGCCCGTCCGAGCGACTCCTCCGCACCGCGTCCAAACTCTTTGCCGCCCAAGGCATCCGCTCGGTGGGCATCGATCACATCCTGCGTGAGGCCGGTGTGGCGAAAGCCAGCATGTACAGCAGCTACGGCTCCAAGGAGGCGTTGGTACTCGCCTACCTGAACGATTTGGATCACCGTGATCGCAACCGCTGGTCCGACGCCGTGGCCGGGTTGGACGATGCGGCCGCGAAAGTGCTGGCCTTCTTCGACCTCGCGATCGAAGCGGCCCGCGCCAGGGACTTCCGTGGCTGCCTGTACGCCAACGCGGCCACCGAATTCCCCGGCGTGGTGCTCGAACCGGTACGTGCACACCGCGATTGGCTGCACACCACCATTGCCGAGCTGTTGGCGGCCGCCGGGTTGAGCGATCCCTCGGGTGTGGCCGACGAGATTCAACTGCTGTACGACGGAGCGCTGGTGAGCAGCAAGCTGCAGCGATCGGTCACACCGATCGAACTGGCGCGCCGGCTGGCCCGGCAGCGTATCGACGGATCGTGA
- a CDS encoding prepilin peptidase has translation MGVGAAAVVLAWLAVLCTYDIRQRRLPNWLTLPGAVAIGAVAAVTGHGVAAAAGAAALAALYLIVHLASPRAMGGGDVKLALGVGGLTGVFGADVWVLAALGAPVLTAVLALGAAMRGRLTVPHGPSMCIASAVAIGLVVL, from the coding sequence ATGGGAGTGGGGGCCGCTGCCGTCGTACTGGCGTGGCTTGCGGTGCTGTGCACCTATGACATCCGGCAGCGGCGCCTGCCCAACTGGCTCACGCTGCCCGGTGCGGTCGCCATCGGTGCGGTCGCCGCCGTGACCGGGCACGGTGTGGCCGCCGCGGCCGGGGCCGCCGCGCTGGCGGCGCTGTACCTGATCGTGCACTTGGCGTCGCCGCGCGCGATGGGCGGCGGTGACGTCAAACTGGCGCTCGGCGTCGGCGGATTGACGGGCGTGTTCGGCGCCGACGTGTGGGTGCTCGCGGCGCTCGGCGCGCCCGTGCTGACCGCGGTGCTGGCGCTCGGCGCGGCGATGCGCGGCCGGTTGACCGTGCCGCACGGTCCGTCGATGTGTATCGCGAGCGCGGTCGCTATCGGGTTGGTGGTGCTGTAG
- a CDS encoding LLM class flavin-dependent oxidoreductase: protein MTRSDRVPRVGVVFRPDCSPETLPRSAAAAQRAGIDELWLWEDCFLQGGIAQAAIALSGTETLTVGIGVLPVPLRNVVTTAMEIATLAAVFPGRIRVGIGHGVQDWMRQAGAAVPSPLTLLREYHGALRELLAGAAVSTDGRFVHLDAVKLDWVPPQPVPVLIGGTGPKTLRLAGEIADGVIIDSFNTADSARSALGHVAAGQAARAGADGFATVQYLACVPGGDGRRRLDAEAENRGLAVGGYGVSGTVDEIAAAAAGYSAQTLVFQPLGPDDDFAGFADTVGEVAAVLRTR, encoded by the coding sequence ATGACCCGGTCCGATCGTGTGCCCCGCGTGGGCGTGGTGTTCCGCCCCGACTGCTCGCCCGAAACCCTGCCCCGCAGCGCCGCCGCCGCACAGCGCGCCGGCATCGACGAACTCTGGCTGTGGGAGGACTGTTTTCTGCAGGGCGGTATCGCCCAGGCGGCCATCGCGCTGTCCGGCACCGAGACGCTCACCGTCGGTATCGGCGTGCTTCCGGTGCCACTGCGCAACGTGGTGACCACAGCGATGGAGATCGCGACGCTGGCCGCGGTGTTCCCGGGCCGGATCAGGGTCGGGATCGGCCACGGTGTGCAGGACTGGATGCGCCAGGCCGGCGCCGCGGTCCCGTCCCCGCTCACGCTGCTGCGCGAATACCACGGTGCGCTAAGGGAATTGCTCGCAGGCGCGGCCGTCAGCACCGACGGGCGGTTCGTGCACCTCGACGCCGTCAAGCTGGATTGGGTGCCGCCCCAGCCGGTTCCGGTGTTGATCGGCGGCACCGGACCCAAGACTTTGCGGCTCGCGGGAGAGATCGCCGACGGTGTGATCATCGACAGCTTCAACACCGCGGACTCTGCGCGCTCGGCGCTCGGTCATGTCGCCGCCGGGCAGGCCGCCCGGGCCGGTGCCGACGGCTTCGCGACGGTCCAGTACCTGGCCTGCGTGCCCGGCGGCGACGGTCGCCGCCGCCTCGACGCCGAAGCCGAGAACCGCGGCTTGGCGGTCGGCGGTTACGGCGTGAGCGGCACGGTCGACGAGATCGCCGCCGCGGCGGCCGGCTATTCCGCGCAGACGCTCGTGTTCCAGCCCCTCGGGCCCGACGACGACTTCGCCGGGTTCGCCGACACCGTGGGCGAGGTGGCGGCGGTGCTCCGGACGCGTTGA
- the nusB gene encoding transcription antitermination factor NusB encodes MPDRRGDRGRHQARKRAVDVLFEAEARGLTAEAVADSRIALAEDDPEVSGLNPYTVTVARGVTEHAAHVDDLISAHLQGWTLERLPAVDRAILRVAVWELLHAEDVPEPVAVDEAVELAKELSTDESPGFVNGVLGQVMLVTPQIRAASQAVRGAGSPES; translated from the coding sequence ATGCCTGATCGTCGTGGCGACCGTGGTCGCCATCAGGCCCGCAAACGCGCTGTGGACGTGCTGTTCGAGGCCGAGGCGCGGGGATTGACAGCCGAGGCGGTCGCCGACAGCCGTATCGCGCTGGCCGAGGACGACCCTGAGGTATCCGGGCTCAACCCGTACACGGTGACGGTGGCGCGTGGTGTGACCGAGCACGCCGCACATGTCGACGACCTGATCTCGGCGCATCTGCAGGGCTGGACCCTGGAGCGGTTGCCCGCCGTGGACCGCGCGATCCTGCGCGTGGCGGTGTGGGAGTTGCTGCACGCCGAGGATGTCCCGGAACCGGTCGCCGTCGACGAGGCCGTCGAGCTCGCCAAGGAGCTGTCCACCGACGAGTCGCCAGGGTTCGTCAACGGCGTACTGGGCCAGGTAATGCTGGTGACGCCGCAGATCCGGGCCGCGTCGCAGGCCGTTCGCGGGGCGGGCTCACCCGAGTCGTAG
- the aroB gene encoding 3-dehydroquinate synthase, with translation MTEPVTVEVLVDRPYPVIIGTGLLGELGRTLEGRHKVAILHQPTLAETAEAIRTHLADKGIDAHRIEIPDAEAGKELPVVGFIWEVLGRIGIGRKDAIVSLGGGAATDVAGFAAATWLRGVDIVHVPTTLLGMVDAAVGGKTGINTDAGKNLVGSFHQPAAVLVDLATLETLPRNEIVAGMAEIVKAGFIADPVILDLIEADPEAALDPTGTVLPELIRRAVAVKAEVVAADEKESQLREILNYGHTLAHAIERRERYKWRHGAAVSVGLVFAAELGRLAGRLDDATADRHRSVLTALGLPISYDGDALPQLLEYMAGDKKNRAGVLRFVVLDGLGKPGRLEGPDPALLAAAYAEVARD, from the coding sequence ATGACTGAGCCGGTAACTGTCGAGGTGCTGGTCGACCGGCCCTATCCCGTGATCATCGGCACCGGGCTGCTCGGCGAACTAGGCCGGACTCTCGAGGGGCGGCACAAGGTGGCCATCCTGCACCAGCCGACGCTCGCCGAGACCGCCGAAGCCATCCGAACCCACCTCGCAGACAAGGGAATCGACGCGCATCGCATCGAGATACCGGACGCCGAAGCGGGTAAGGAGCTGCCGGTCGTCGGCTTCATCTGGGAAGTGCTGGGCCGCATCGGGATCGGCCGCAAGGACGCGATCGTGAGCCTCGGCGGGGGAGCGGCCACCGACGTCGCCGGTTTCGCCGCGGCCACCTGGCTGCGGGGCGTCGACATCGTGCATGTGCCCACCACGCTGCTCGGCATGGTCGACGCCGCGGTCGGTGGCAAGACCGGTATCAACACCGACGCAGGCAAGAACCTGGTCGGCTCGTTCCATCAGCCGGCCGCCGTCCTGGTCGACCTGGCGACGTTGGAAACCTTGCCGCGCAACGAGATCGTGGCGGGCATGGCCGAGATCGTGAAGGCCGGTTTCATCGCCGACCCGGTGATTCTCGACTTGATCGAAGCTGATCCGGAGGCCGCGCTGGATCCGACGGGCACGGTGTTGCCGGAACTGATCCGAAGGGCTGTCGCCGTCAAGGCCGAGGTGGTCGCCGCTGACGAGAAGGAATCGCAGCTGCGCGAGATCCTCAACTACGGTCACACCCTGGCGCACGCCATCGAGCGGCGCGAGCGGTACAAGTGGCGGCACGGCGCGGCGGTGTCGGTGGGGCTGGTGTTCGCCGCCGAACTGGGGCGGTTGGCCGGCCGGCTCGACGACGCGACCGCCGACCGCCATCGCTCGGTGTTGACGGCGCTGGGCTTGCCGATCAGCTATGACGGCGATGCGCTGCCGCAACTGCTGGAGTACATGGCCGGCGACAAGAAGAACCGGGCCGGGGTGCTGCGGTTCGTGGTGCTCGACGGACTGGGCAAGCCCGGCCGCCTGGAAGGCCCGGACCCGGCGCTGCTGGCGGCCGCCTACGCAGAAGTGGCGCGGGACTGA
- a CDS encoding acyl-CoA dehydrogenase family protein, with protein sequence MTAVVAADIRAALDEVGRSVADRAAALDAGRTDVRPDLAALGRAGLFEPGFGADLTDMVYVIDEISTHSLAVGFSAWAHRMVLHFLHHAEPSADEDVSALIRGERIGVTAMAAALKHLAGLARLPVVADPQPDGLVLTGPIHWASNVFDDALIVVPARTAAGDTVVAAIDADAAGVTINPPPELMALGATASTSLRLDGVRARRVLHTDLATFVARIRPTFLLLQTAFCAGIARAALAGAADARGGLNTQFEGHFADLSDRAGRLRRTLYRAAADPTDFVVGELIRLRLDTATLAVEATRLESTMAGGAGYVVGSAVNRRLREASFLPIQAPSEGQLRWELTRYE encoded by the coding sequence ATGACGGCAGTGGTTGCCGCCGATATTCGGGCGGCGCTCGACGAGGTCGGCCGATCGGTCGCCGACCGGGCCGCGGCGCTCGACGCCGGGCGCACCGATGTGCGTCCCGACCTTGCCGCGCTGGGGCGGGCCGGCCTCTTCGAGCCAGGCTTCGGAGCAGACCTCACCGACATGGTGTACGTGATCGACGAGATCTCGACACACAGTCTCGCAGTGGGTTTTTCGGCGTGGGCGCACCGGATGGTTCTGCACTTCCTGCACCACGCCGAGCCGAGTGCCGACGAGGACGTCAGCGCCTTGATCCGCGGCGAACGCATCGGTGTCACCGCGATGGCGGCGGCGCTCAAGCACCTTGCCGGCCTCGCCCGACTGCCGGTCGTCGCCGACCCGCAACCTGACGGACTGGTGCTGACCGGGCCCATCCACTGGGCGTCCAACGTCTTCGACGATGCGCTCATCGTGGTGCCTGCGCGAACCGCCGCCGGTGACACCGTGGTCGCGGCGATCGACGCGGACGCGGCAGGCGTCACGATCAACCCGCCGCCGGAACTCATGGCATTGGGGGCCACCGCGTCGACGTCGCTGCGACTGGACGGCGTCCGTGCGCGACGCGTCCTGCACACCGACCTCGCGACGTTCGTGGCGCGGATCCGGCCGACATTCCTGCTCCTGCAAACGGCGTTCTGCGCGGGCATCGCCCGTGCGGCGCTCGCCGGCGCGGCCGACGCGCGCGGTGGCCTCAACACACAGTTCGAGGGCCACTTCGCGGATCTGTCAGATCGGGCCGGTCGATTACGGCGAACCCTCTACCGCGCGGCCGCCGACCCCACCGACTTCGTTGTCGGGGAACTGATCCGGCTGCGGCTCGACACCGCCACCCTGGCGGTCGAGGCCACCCGGCTGGAATCGACCATGGCAGGCGGTGCCGGATACGTGGTGGGCAGCGCGGTCAACCGGCGGTTGCGCGAGGCGTCGTTCCTGCCGATCCAGGCCCCGTCGGAAGGACAGCTGCGGTGGGAACTGACACGGTACGAATAA
- a CDS encoding ABC transporter ATP-binding protein — translation MGTDTVRITAGVKRFGDATVLAGVDLSISAGEFLAILGRSGSGKSTLLRILAGLETLDSGTVSWIGGGARPQTGVVFQEPLLMPWLTVAANVGYAQRFAAHRDSFDQDYARELMARFGLDRLADRYPDQLSGGQAQRVAILRAIATRPRLLLLDEPFSALDPATRTDLQRWLAGLAAELDITVVLVTHDVDEALLLAHRVLLLGEDGLIRRQWQPDDGRADADSLRQDVLDHYRIPTEAT, via the coding sequence GTGGGAACTGACACGGTACGAATAACTGCCGGTGTCAAGCGCTTTGGCGATGCAACGGTATTGGCCGGCGTAGACCTGAGCATCAGCGCCGGGGAGTTCCTCGCGATCCTGGGTCGCAGCGGAAGCGGCAAGTCCACGCTGCTGCGGATCCTGGCCGGTCTGGAGACGCTCGACTCCGGGACCGTCAGCTGGATCGGCGGCGGTGCCCGACCTCAGACCGGCGTGGTGTTCCAGGAGCCGCTGCTGATGCCGTGGCTGACCGTCGCGGCCAATGTCGGCTATGCCCAACGCTTCGCGGCACACCGGGACAGCTTCGACCAGGACTACGCCCGTGAGCTGATGGCCCGGTTCGGACTCGACCGGCTCGCCGACCGGTACCCCGATCAACTCTCCGGCGGCCAGGCGCAACGGGTGGCGATCCTGCGGGCCATCGCGACCCGGCCCCGGCTGCTGCTCCTCGACGAGCCGTTCAGTGCGCTCGATCCGGCCACCCGCACCGACCTGCAGCGCTGGCTGGCCGGCCTGGCCGCCGAACTCGACATCACGGTCGTGCTGGTCACCCATGACGTCGACGAGGCGCTGCTGCTCGCACATCGCGTGCTGCTGCTGGGCGAGGACGGACTCATCCGGCGGCAGTGGCAACCGGATGACGGTCGCGCAGACGCGGACAGCTTGCGCCAAGATGTGCTCGACCACTACCGGATTCCCACCGAGGCGACCTGA
- a CDS encoding M24 family metallopeptidase, whose amino-acid sequence MTISQRRERLRRRLATIDLDAMLVTDLVNVRYLAGFTGSNAALLIRTGDETPVLVTDGRYRTQAAQQAPDAEVVIERACAPCLARRAASDGIRRLGFESHVVTVDAFTALTKAAGDAVELVRAPGTVEALREVKDAGEIALLRLACEAGDAALADLVERGGLRPGRTEKDVRNDLEALMLAHGADGPSFETIVAAGPNSAIPHHRPTDAVLAAGDFVKIDFGALVAGYHSDMTRTFVLGSAAQWQLDVYDLVESAQRAGRDALAPGVALSAVDAASRQVIAEAGFAENFGHGLGHGVGLQIHEAPGINATAAGTLLAGSAVTVEPGVYLPDRGGVRIEDTLVVGESAPDLLTRFPKELVIV is encoded by the coding sequence GTGACTATTTCCCAGCGCCGGGAGCGGCTGCGGCGTCGGCTGGCCACCATCGACCTCGACGCGATGTTGGTAACCGACCTGGTCAACGTACGTTATCTGGCCGGGTTCACGGGCTCGAATGCCGCATTGCTGATCCGTACCGGGGACGAAACGCCCGTGCTCGTCACCGACGGGCGCTACCGCACCCAGGCTGCACAGCAGGCGCCGGACGCCGAAGTGGTCATCGAACGCGCGTGTGCCCCGTGCCTGGCCCGGCGGGCCGCGTCCGACGGTATCCGCAGGCTCGGCTTCGAAAGCCATGTCGTGACGGTCGACGCGTTCACCGCGCTGACCAAGGCCGCGGGTGATGCCGTCGAACTGGTGCGCGCGCCGGGGACCGTCGAGGCGCTGCGCGAGGTCAAGGATGCGGGCGAGATCGCGCTGTTGCGGCTCGCGTGCGAGGCCGGTGACGCGGCGCTCGCGGATCTCGTCGAACGGGGCGGCTTGCGTCCGGGCCGCACCGAGAAAGACGTGCGCAACGACCTCGAAGCGCTCATGCTCGCGCACGGCGCCGACGGACCGTCGTTCGAGACCATCGTCGCGGCCGGACCCAACTCGGCCATACCGCATCACCGGCCGACCGACGCGGTGCTCGCCGCAGGCGACTTCGTCAAGATCGATTTCGGCGCCCTGGTGGCCGGCTACCACTCCGACATGACCCGCACCTTCGTGCTCGGGTCGGCCGCGCAGTGGCAACTCGACGTCTATGACCTGGTGGAATCGGCTCAGCGGGCCGGCCGCGACGCACTGGCGCCCGGCGTCGCGCTCAGCGCAGTCGACGCGGCATCACGCCAGGTCATCGCCGAAGCCGGGTTCGCCGAGAACTTCGGGCACGGCCTCGGACACGGGGTCGGCCTGCAGATCCACGAAGCGCCGGGAATCAATGCCACCGCCGCCGGTACACTGCTTGCTGGCTCTGCGGTAACCGTCGAGCCAGGTGTCTACTTGCCCGATCGCGGCGGTGTCCGCATCGAGGACACCCTGGTCGTCGGCGAGTCGGCGCCCGACCTGCTTACCCGGTTCCCCAAAGAACTGGTCATTGTCTAA
- the aroC gene encoding chorismate synthase, with the protein MLRWTTAGESHGRALVAMLEGMVAGVPITSDEIGAQLKRRRLGYGRGARMKFEQDQVTMLAGVRHGVTLGGPIAIEIGNTEWPKWETVMAPDPVDPAELDVARNAPLTRPRPGHADYAGMLKYGFDDARPVLERASARETAARVAAGTVARAFLRAALGVEVVSHVISIGASKPYDGPPPQFSDLAAIDDSPVRAFDKDAEAAMIAEIEAAKKDGDTLGGVVEVVVEGLPVGLGSFTSGDNRLDSQLAAAVMGIQAIKGVEIGDGFETARRRGSVAHDEMYPGPDGVLRSTNRAGGLEGGMTNGQPLRVRAAMKPISTVPRALATVDMATGDEAVAIHQRSDVCAVPAAGVVVETMVALVVARAALEKFGGDSLGETRANIDAYLRAVAEREPAAQASG; encoded by the coding sequence GTGTTGCGTTGGACCACAGCTGGTGAATCCCACGGCCGCGCCCTGGTGGCCATGCTCGAGGGGATGGTGGCCGGCGTGCCCATCACCTCCGACGAGATCGGGGCGCAGCTCAAGCGTCGCCGCCTCGGCTACGGCCGCGGCGCACGCATGAAGTTCGAGCAGGACCAGGTCACGATGCTGGCCGGAGTTCGCCACGGCGTCACGCTGGGCGGTCCGATCGCGATCGAGATCGGCAACACCGAATGGCCCAAGTGGGAGACCGTGATGGCTCCCGACCCGGTCGACCCGGCGGAGCTCGACGTGGCCCGCAACGCCCCGTTGACCCGGCCCCGGCCCGGACACGCCGACTACGCAGGCATGCTCAAGTACGGCTTCGACGATGCTCGCCCCGTGCTGGAACGTGCGAGCGCGCGGGAGACCGCCGCGCGGGTCGCCGCGGGCACCGTGGCCCGGGCGTTCCTGCGGGCCGCGCTCGGGGTCGAGGTCGTCTCGCACGTCATCTCCATCGGCGCGTCCAAGCCGTATGACGGCCCACCGCCGCAGTTCTCCGACCTTGCGGCCATCGACGACAGCCCGGTGCGGGCGTTCGACAAAGACGCGGAAGCGGCCATGATCGCCGAGATCGAGGCCGCCAAGAAGGACGGCGACACCCTCGGCGGCGTGGTCGAGGTGGTCGTCGAGGGTCTTCCCGTCGGGCTGGGCTCGTTCACCAGCGGTGACAACCGGCTCGACAGTCAGTTGGCCGCGGCCGTGATGGGCATCCAGGCCATCAAGGGCGTCGAGATCGGCGACGGTTTCGAGACCGCACGCCGGCGCGGCAGCGTCGCGCACGACGAGATGTACCCCGGCCCCGACGGCGTGCTGCGCTCGACCAACCGCGCCGGCGGCCTCGAAGGTGGCATGACCAACGGGCAGCCGCTGCGCGTGCGCGCCGCGATGAAGCCCATCTCGACGGTTCCGCGCGCACTGGCCACGGTCGACATGGCCACGGGCGACGAGGCCGTCGCGATTCACCAGCGTTCCGACGTGTGCGCGGTGCCCGCGGCCGGTGTGGTGGTCGAGACCATGGTGGCGCTCGTGGTCGCCCGGGCGGCCCTGGAGAAGTTCGGCGGGGATTCCCTCGGGGAGACCAGGGCCAACATCGACGCCTATCTGCGTGCTGTCGCCGAGCGCGAACCGGCGGCGCAGGCCTCGGGATAG
- a CDS encoding B-4DMT family transporter, protein MSKWLLRGLVFATAMVILRLFQGVLINASPQNAILFSSTLVALFAIAVFLWGLVDGRADARKNADPDRRDDLAMTWLLAGLFAGIVSGAVSWIIGQFYKSIYVEALLNEISTFAAFTALVVFVAAVAGVTLGRWLIDRKAPPPPKHDHAGDDRADTDVFAAVSANGAADDQTGPIDYPEQRDKPQQ, encoded by the coding sequence ATGAGTAAGTGGTTACTGCGCGGACTGGTGTTTGCAACGGCGATGGTGATCCTGCGCCTCTTCCAGGGAGTGCTGATCAACGCGTCGCCGCAGAACGCCATTCTGTTCAGCAGCACGCTGGTGGCTCTGTTCGCGATCGCGGTGTTCTTGTGGGGTCTCGTCGACGGCCGCGCCGACGCCCGCAAGAACGCCGACCCGGATCGTCGTGACGATCTCGCGATGACCTGGCTGCTGGCCGGATTGTTCGCAGGCATCGTCAGCGGCGCCGTGTCGTGGATCATCGGCCAGTTCTACAAGAGCATCTACGTCGAGGCGCTGCTCAACGAGATCAGCACCTTCGCCGCGTTCACCGCACTGGTCGTGTTCGTGGCCGCCGTCGCGGGCGTGACCCTCGGCCGCTGGCTGATCGACCGTAAGGCCCCGCCCCCGCCGAAGCACGACCACGCCGGGGACGATCGCGCCGACACCGACGTGTTCGCCGCGGTCAGCGCCAACGGCGCCGCGGACGACCAGACCGGCCCCATCGACTACCCCGAGCAGCGCGACAAACCGCAGCAGTAG